In a genomic window of Hyphomicrobiales bacterium:
- a CDS encoding 3-deoxy-8-phosphooctulonate synthase: protein MTSSPEAIVSVGSVRFANTLPFSLIAGPCAMESREHALEMATALKEITDRLGIGFVFKTSFDKANRTSLKSARGIGVEAALPVFAEIRESLGIPVLTDVHEAEQCAIAAEAVDILQIPAFLCRQTDLLIAAANTGCVVNVKKGQFLAPWDMANVVDKVVGAGNSRVMLTERGASFGYNTLVTDMRGLPVMASTGAPVIFDATHSVQQPGGRGGTSGGQREFVPVLARAAMAVGVAGVFIETHQDPDSAPSDGPNMVPLAEMEALLATLKAFDAVAKANPVSI from the coding sequence ATGACCAGTTCCCCGGAAGCCATCGTTTCGGTCGGGTCCGTCCGCTTCGCCAACACGCTGCCGTTCTCGCTGATCGCCGGGCCCTGTGCCATGGAAAGCCGTGAGCACGCGCTTGAAATGGCGACGGCTCTGAAGGAGATCACCGACCGGCTCGGTATCGGCTTCGTCTTCAAGACGAGCTTCGACAAGGCCAACCGCACCAGCCTGAAGAGCGCGCGCGGGATTGGCGTCGAGGCGGCTCTGCCGGTCTTTGCAGAAATCCGGGAGAGCCTCGGCATTCCTGTGCTGACAGACGTGCACGAGGCCGAGCAGTGCGCAATTGCCGCCGAGGCCGTCGACATCCTGCAGATCCCGGCCTTTCTCTGCCGCCAGACCGATCTGCTCATTGCCGCGGCCAACACCGGCTGCGTCGTCAACGTCAAGAAGGGCCAGTTCCTTGCGCCTTGGGATATGGCGAATGTGGTCGACAAGGTCGTCGGCGCGGGCAACAGCCGTGTCATGCTGACCGAGCGCGGCGCGAGCTTTGGCTACAACACGCTGGTCACCGACATGCGCGGGCTTCCTGTCATGGCCTCGACCGGCGCTCCGGTGATCTTCGACGCGACCCATTCCGTGCAACAGCCGGGCGGGCGTGGCGGCACCTCGGGCGGGCAGCGTGAGTTCGTTCCAGTGCTCGCGCGTGCCGCTATGGCGGTCGGTGTCGCCGGCGTCTTCATCGAGACCCACCAGGATCCCGATAGCGCGCCCTCCGATGGCCCGAACATGGTGCCGCTCGCCGAGATGGAAGCGCTGCTCGCGACTCTGAAGGCGTTCGATGCGGTCGCCAAGGCGAACCCGGTTTCGATCTAG
- a CDS encoding phosphopyruvate hydratase: protein MSAIIDITGREILDSRGNPTVEVDVILEDGAFGRAAVPSGASTGAHEAVELRDGGTRYLGKGVLNAVDAVNSEIFSAVGGMDAEDQVAIDEALCTLDGTPNKARLGANAILGVSLAVAKAAAESAGLPLYRYVGGTNARVLPVPMMNIINGGAHADNPIDFQEFMIMPVGADTFSEGLRMGAEVFHALKKALKDAGHNTNVGDEGGFAPNLASADEALGFVMKAIESAGYKPGDDIMLALDCASTEFFEGGKYNLAGEGRVLPPVEMAAVLADLVDRYPIISIEDGMAEDDWDGWKVLTDAVGNRCQLVGDDLFVTNSVRLADGILRGVANSILVKVNQIGSLTETLEAVEMAHKANYTAVMSHRSGETEDSTIADLAVATNCGQIKTGSLSRSDRLAKYNQLLRIEDGLGPQARYAGKSILKA from the coding sequence ATGTCCGCGATTATCGATATCACCGGCCGCGAAATCCTCGACAGCCGGGGCAACCCGACGGTTGAAGTCGACGTTATCCTCGAAGACGGTGCGTTCGGCCGCGCCGCGGTGCCGTCCGGCGCCTCGACCGGCGCCCACGAAGCCGTCGAACTGCGCGACGGCGGCACGCGTTACCTCGGCAAGGGCGTTCTCAACGCCGTCGACGCGGTCAATAGCGAAATCTTCAGCGCCGTCGGCGGCATGGACGCCGAAGACCAGGTCGCCATCGACGAGGCGCTCTGCACCCTCGACGGCACGCCGAACAAGGCGCGTCTCGGCGCCAACGCCATTCTCGGTGTGTCGCTCGCCGTCGCAAAGGCCGCCGCCGAGTCGGCCGGTCTGCCGCTCTATCGCTATGTCGGCGGCACCAATGCCCGCGTGCTGCCGGTTCCGATGATGAACATCATCAATGGTGGCGCGCATGCGGACAATCCGATCGACTTCCAGGAATTCATGATCATGCCGGTCGGCGCCGACACCTTCTCGGAAGGTCTGCGCATGGGTGCCGAGGTGTTCCACGCGCTGAAGAAGGCGCTGAAGGATGCCGGCCACAACACCAATGTCGGCGACGAGGGCGGTTTCGCTCCGAACCTCGCCTCCGCCGATGAGGCTCTCGGCTTCGTCATGAAGGCGATCGAATCGGCCGGCTACAAGCCGGGTGACGACATCATGCTGGCGCTCGACTGCGCCTCGACCGAGTTCTTTGAAGGCGGCAAGTACAACCTCGCCGGCGAGGGTCGCGTCCTGCCGCCGGTCGAGATGGCTGCCGTGCTCGCCGACCTCGTAGACCGCTACCCGATCATCTCGATCGAAGACGGCATGGCCGAGGATGACTGGGATGGCTGGAAAGTGCTGACCGATGCGGTCGGTAACCGCTGTCAGCTCGTCGGCGACGACCTTTTTGTCACCAACTCGGTTCGTCTCGCCGATGGTATTTTGCGCGGCGTCGCCAATTCGATCCTCGTCAAGGTCAACCAGATCGGTTCGCTGACCGAGACGCTGGAAGCCGTCGAGATGGCGCATAAGGCGAACTACACCGCCGTCATGTCGCACCGCTCGGGCGAGACCGAGGATTCGACCATCGCCGACCTCGCGGTCGCCACCAACTGCGGTCAGATAAAGACCGGCTCGTTGTCGCGCTCGGATCGTCTTGCGAAGTACAATCAGCTGCTGCGCATCGAGGACGGCCTCGGCCCGCAGGCTCGCTACGCCGGCAAGAGCATCCTCAAGGCCTGA
- a CDS encoding sensor histidine kinase has product MRSTSLKLRLLLVSLLSITLALALAGAGLVFLFSRHVERRIDAELETYVNQIAGNVVLTPDGSSFAIKLLLPDPRFQRPLSGLYWRASDAKSGVVRRSRSLWDSDLDFPDDVIDRHQVHRHLLPDPAGGTLIALEQEIAFPTDSGPHLIRIAVGLNRSALIEARNQFAADLVPSLLLLGLVLLAAVWAQITLGLRPLQSIRAGIAAIRGDKSTRLSGTFPEEVMPLVHEVNTLLDEQGKAMDHARARAADLAHGLKTPLTVLRGHAQRLEDEGQADEGRELAQLAADMQRHVDHQLALTRLQSRDRGRPGTAPLCETLNAIVRTVQKTPQGEALAWQVTCPAGLIVPLERNDLTEMLGNIVENATKWAASRVSVGVESGSDGIRLTVSDDGPGFPDAAHNRLGERGKRFDESAPGSGLGLAIVRDIAANYGVELHFDNGPEGGARITLTFPSAGEST; this is encoded by the coding sequence ATGAGAAGCACGTCGCTTAAACTGCGCCTGCTTCTTGTTTCGTTGCTTTCGATCACCCTCGCCCTTGCGCTCGCCGGTGCCGGCCTCGTCTTCCTGTTTTCCCGTCATGTCGAGCGTCGCATCGATGCCGAGCTGGAGACCTACGTCAACCAGATCGCCGGCAATGTGGTGCTGACGCCGGACGGCTCGTCATTTGCAATCAAGCTCCTGCTTCCCGATCCACGCTTCCAGCGCCCCCTGAGCGGGCTCTACTGGCGCGCGTCGGACGCCAAGAGCGGTGTCGTTCGTCGTTCCCGTTCGCTTTGGGACAGCGATCTCGACTTTCCGGACGACGTGATCGATCGGCACCAAGTCCACCGGCACCTTCTCCCGGATCCGGCAGGAGGCACCCTCATCGCTCTCGAACAGGAGATCGCCTTTCCGACCGACTCAGGCCCCCACCTGATCCGGATCGCGGTCGGGCTCAACCGATCCGCCCTGATCGAGGCGCGCAACCAGTTTGCCGCCGACCTGGTGCCCTCGCTGCTGCTTCTCGGCCTGGTTCTGCTTGCGGCCGTATGGGCGCAGATAACGCTCGGTCTGCGACCGCTGCAGTCGATCCGTGCGGGTATTGCCGCGATCCGGGGGGACAAGAGCACGCGGCTTTCGGGAACCTTTCCCGAAGAGGTCATGCCGCTGGTGCACGAGGTCAACACGCTGCTCGACGAACAAGGCAAGGCAATGGATCACGCGCGGGCGCGCGCGGCCGATCTCGCGCACGGGCTGAAAACGCCGCTCACCGTGCTGCGCGGCCATGCACAGCGACTTGAGGATGAGGGTCAGGCGGATGAAGGCCGGGAACTCGCGCAACTCGCGGCGGACATGCAGCGCCATGTCGACCATCAGCTCGCCCTCACCCGGCTGCAGTCCCGCGATCGCGGCCGGCCGGGTACCGCCCCCTTGTGCGAGACGCTCAACGCCATTGTCCGCACGGTGCAGAAAACCCCGCAGGGCGAGGCACTTGCATGGCAGGTGACATGCCCTGCCGGGCTGATCGTCCCGCTCGAACGCAACGACCTGACCGAAATGCTCGGCAACATCGTCGAGAACGCGACGAAATGGGCTGCGAGCCGGGTTTCGGTGGGCGTGGAGAGCGGGTCCGATGGTATTCGCCTGACGGTGTCGGATGATGGGCCGGGCTTTCCCGATGCGGCGCATAACCGGCTTGGGGAACGCGGCAAACGGTTCGACGAGAGCGCTCCGGGGTCCGGCCTCGGCCTTGCGATCGTTCGCGACATCGCGGCGAATTACGGCGTCGAACTTCACTTCGACAACGGGCCGGAGGGTGGCGCACGCATCACCCTCACCTTCCCGTCCGCTGGCGAGAGCACATAA